In one window of Deltaproteobacteria bacterium DNA:
- a CDS encoding FAD binding domain-containing protein, which translates to MDYFEPKTVSEALSLLDQHGDQAEVIAGGTDVMVDIKYKDEPGCLVNIKRIPDLNAIRESNGGVHIGPLATIHDLEESDLVRERLPLLWQSAHQFASLQIRNTATIGGNICRASPSGETLAPLLVLEAQAEVTFSDGARTEAFSAFFKGPGQTSLGAKGLLTGITVPFPAAGSHAVYLKHAVRGPMDIAMVGVAVMATANADKSALDDVRVGLGAVAPTPVRAPKTEAMVSGKALDAALLKEAGACSASESSPITDQRSSGEYRGWIVDALTRRGLAQCWQALTGKEVA; encoded by the coding sequence ATGGACTACTTCGAACCCAAGACCGTGAGCGAGGCGCTTTCGCTGCTGGACCAGCACGGCGACCAGGCGGAGGTCATCGCCGGCGGCACGGACGTGATGGTGGACATCAAGTACAAGGACGAGCCGGGATGCCTGGTGAACATCAAGCGCATCCCGGACCTCAACGCCATCCGCGAGAGCAACGGCGGCGTGCACATCGGCCCGCTGGCCACCATTCACGACCTCGAGGAGAGCGACCTCGTGCGCGAGCGGCTGCCGCTCCTGTGGCAGTCGGCGCACCAGTTCGCCTCGCTGCAGATCCGCAACACCGCCACCATCGGCGGCAACATCTGCCGGGCCTCTCCTTCGGGCGAGACCCTGGCGCCGCTGCTGGTGCTGGAGGCGCAGGCCGAGGTGACCTTCTCCGACGGCGCCCGTACCGAGGCCTTCAGCGCGTTCTTCAAGGGACCGGGCCAGACGAGCCTCGGCGCCAAGGGGTTGCTCACGGGCATCACGGTGCCCTTCCCCGCCGCCGGAAGCCACGCCGTCTATCTCAAGCACGCGGTGCGCGGCCCCATGGACATCGCCATGGTGGGGGTGGCGGTCATGGCCACGGCCAACGCGGACAAGTCGGCGCTGGACGACGTGCGCGTGGGGCTGGGAGCGGTGGCGCCGACGCCCGTCCGCGCGCCCAAGACCGAGGCGATGGTTTCGGGCAAGGCGCTCGACGCGGCGCTCTTGAAGGAAGCGGGGGCGTGCTCGGCGTCGGAGTCGAGCCCCATTACCGACCAGCGCAGCAGCGGCGAGTACCGCGGCTGGATCGTGGACGCCCTGACACGGCGCGGGCTGGCCCAGTGCTGGCAAGCGCTCACCGGGAAGGAGGTGGCGTGA
- a CDS encoding xanthine dehydrogenase family protein molybdopterin-binding subunit — MAKAEYTVLGTDMPRKGGVERVVGKGVYGIDLNLPDALAGGVLRSEHAHAKIVSIDTSAAKAIPGVRAVVTAADAPDVRYGRSYIDRYILAKDKVRYTGDPVAAVAADSQALVKEALKRIKVTYEPLPAVVDPEETMKESAPTIHEDMPLPKNLPEGMQVKNVCGYAAVNIGDAEAAMAEADVVVDEVYETKMIHPQYLEPRIAAARPEEDGRITVWANAQAPFPVRTEVASLTGLPLNSVRVISTGIGGGFGGKGSGVTSSAGLEPICALLALTARQPVMIVMDKAEETISTTIRSGCKIWIKTGVKKDGTLVARQGKVVYDAGGYSGFGNQAGGRCTQMVGGWYRLPNIHMDGFTVYTNKQVCGPVRGPGGPQATFAMESHMDSLAAELGMDPIEFRLKNVPEKGDGIVGVPKLRDSSLAETLNTAKEKIGWGKVQLEKNQGIGFATGAWIEGAGPGGGAVVKMNEDGSATVHIGKVDYGTAAPFGIPMIVAEVLGIPTDDVTVLNVDTDASPWDAGTVGSRSMLVSGNAVKLAAEDARAQILRMAAGQLEASPEDLEIVDRQIQVKGAPSRSVSLASVCNAGHNEIGDVIGRGYFDSKASQADERERGSSQPFTTHAALVEVDADTGNVKVLKYVAVHDVGFVVHPKAVEGQIEGAAAMSLGQALCEQVVHDSDGRTLNPTFVDYLMPTINMLPRIEAITVPGYPGAGPYGTKGAGEIGSVPPMACIANAIYNATGVRVRKLPLSPENVLRALREAGK, encoded by the coding sequence ATGGCAAAGGCTGAATACACGGTCCTGGGAACCGACATGCCCCGCAAGGGCGGGGTCGAGCGGGTGGTCGGAAAGGGCGTTTACGGCATCGACCTGAACCTGCCCGACGCGCTGGCCGGCGGTGTGCTCCGGAGCGAGCATGCCCACGCGAAGATCGTCAGCATCGACACCAGCGCGGCCAAGGCCATCCCCGGCGTGCGCGCCGTGGTGACGGCGGCGGATGCGCCGGACGTGCGCTACGGCCGGTCCTACATCGACCGCTACATCCTCGCCAAGGACAAGGTCCGCTACACTGGCGACCCGGTGGCGGCGGTGGCGGCGGACAGCCAGGCGCTGGTCAAGGAAGCTCTCAAGCGGATCAAGGTCACTTACGAGCCGCTGCCGGCGGTGGTGGATCCGGAAGAGACCATGAAGGAGTCGGCGCCGACGATCCACGAGGACATGCCGCTGCCCAAGAACCTTCCGGAAGGCATGCAGGTCAAGAACGTCTGCGGCTACGCGGCGGTGAACATCGGCGACGCCGAAGCCGCCATGGCGGAAGCCGACGTGGTGGTGGACGAGGTCTACGAGACCAAGATGATCCATCCCCAGTACCTGGAGCCGCGCATCGCCGCGGCCCGTCCCGAGGAGGACGGCCGCATCACCGTGTGGGCCAACGCCCAGGCGCCGTTCCCGGTGCGCACGGAGGTCGCCAGCCTGACCGGGCTGCCGCTCAACAGCGTGCGGGTCATCTCCACCGGCATCGGCGGCGGCTTCGGCGGCAAGGGCAGCGGGGTCACCTCCAGCGCCGGGCTGGAGCCCATCTGCGCGTTGCTGGCGCTGACCGCCAGGCAGCCGGTGATGATCGTCATGGATAAGGCGGAAGAAACCATCTCCACCACCATTCGCTCCGGCTGCAAGATCTGGATCAAGACCGGCGTCAAGAAGGACGGCACCTTGGTGGCGCGCCAGGGCAAGGTGGTGTACGACGCCGGCGGCTACTCCGGCTTCGGGAACCAGGCCGGCGGCCGCTGTACCCAGATGGTGGGCGGCTGGTACCGCCTGCCCAACATCCACATGGACGGCTTCACGGTCTATACCAACAAGCAGGTATGCGGTCCGGTGCGCGGTCCCGGCGGCCCCCAGGCCACCTTCGCCATGGAATCCCACATGGACTCCCTCGCCGCCGAGCTCGGCATGGACCCCATCGAGTTCCGCCTGAAGAACGTGCCCGAGAAGGGCGACGGCATCGTCGGCGTCCCCAAGCTGCGGGACAGCTCGCTGGCGGAGACCTTGAACACCGCCAAGGAGAAAATCGGCTGGGGCAAGGTCCAGCTCGAGAAGAACCAGGGCATCGGCTTCGCCACCGGGGCGTGGATCGAGGGCGCGGGACCCGGCGGCGGCGCGGTGGTCAAGATGAACGAGGACGGCTCCGCCACCGTGCACATCGGCAAGGTGGACTACGGCACCGCCGCCCCGTTCGGCATCCCCATGATCGTGGCCGAGGTGCTGGGCATCCCCACCGACGACGTCACCGTGCTCAACGTGGACACGGACGCCAGCCCCTGGGACGCGGGCACGGTGGGCAGCCGCTCGATGCTGGTGTCCGGCAACGCCGTCAAGCTGGCGGCGGAGGACGCCCGCGCCCAGATCCTGCGCATGGCCGCGGGCCAGCTCGAGGCCAGCCCGGAGGATCTGGAGATCGTGGACAGGCAGATCCAGGTCAAGGGGGCGCCGTCCCGGTCGGTGTCGCTGGCGTCCGTCTGCAACGCGGGGCACAACGAGATCGGCGACGTCATCGGCCGCGGCTACTTCGACTCCAAGGCCTCCCAGGCCGACGAGCGCGAGCGCGGCAGCTCTCAGCCCTTCACGACCCACGCCGCCTTGGTGGAGGTGGATGCCGACACCGGCAACGTCAAGGTGCTGAAGTACGTGGCCGTGCACGACGTGGGTTTCGTGGTGCATCCCAAGGCGGTGGAAGGCCAGATCGAGGGCGCCGCGGCCATGAGCCTTGGCCAGGCGCTGTGCGAGCAGGTGGTGCACGACAGCGACGGGCGGACGCTGAACCCGACCTTCGTCGACTACCTGATGCCGACCATCAACATGCTGCCGCGGATCGAGGCCATCACCGTCCCGGGCTACCCCGGCGCCGGCCCCTACGGCACCAAGGGAGCGGGCGAGATCGGCTCCGTGCCGCCCATGGCCTGCATCGCCAACGCGATCTACAACGCCACCGGCGTGCGCGTCCGCAAGCTCCCGCTGAGCCCCGAGAACGTGCTGCGGGCGCTCCGGGAAGCCGGGAAATAA
- a CDS encoding (2Fe-2S)-binding protein → MSLEITLTVNGKTHTAALEPSTALVDFLRDTLGYKGVKLCCNTGECGACTIIMDGKPVNSCVVLGLDAAGADLVTVEGIADGDELHPVQQAFIDTGAVQCGYCTPGFIVSLKALLDRTTSPTAEDVEEAISGNICRCTGYTKIFDAVELAAKRMA, encoded by the coding sequence ATGAGCCTTGAAATCACACTGACGGTCAACGGCAAGACCCACACGGCGGCACTGGAGCCGTCCACCGCGCTGGTGGACTTCCTGCGCGACACCCTGGGCTACAAGGGCGTCAAGCTCTGCTGCAACACGGGGGAGTGCGGCGCCTGCACCATCATCATGGACGGCAAGCCGGTGAACTCCTGCGTGGTGCTGGGATTGGACGCGGCGGGAGCGGACCTGGTCACGGTGGAAGGCATCGCCGACGGCGACGAGCTGCACCCGGTGCAGCAGGCCTTCATCGATACCGGCGCGGTGCAGTGCGGCTACTGCACGCCGGGCTTCATCGTCTCCCTCAAGGCCCTGCTGGACCGCACCACGAGTCCCACGGCCGAGGATGTCGAGGAAGCCATCTCGGGCAACATCTGCCGCTGTACCGGCTACACGAAGATTTTCGACGCTGTGGAGCTGGCCGCCAAACGAATGGCGTAA